A genomic region of uncultured Paludibaculum sp. contains the following coding sequences:
- a CDS encoding FliA/WhiG family RNA polymerase sigma factor, whose protein sequence is MAARATAVVLAKEFGPESVRRKSTRPVLIRESRQERRDRVVMEHLPLVKAIAIRVHESLPVHVELDDLVHAGILGLFDAATKYNPDKKVVFSSYAKHRIKGAILDSLRQLDWASRDLRRRHKQVEQVTRDLCATLQRQPTEEELAAKLGVDVARWRQMALDLRNVGLVSASTRSPENEDLPAPEFPGKPETQPDSMCAREQMREKLEIAMSVLPERYKKVVVLYYTNEMTMKEIGGVLGINESRVSQIHKSALEKMAVVLQSSGISSSQAF, encoded by the coding sequence ATGGCTGCGAGAGCGACTGCGGTGGTTTTGGCGAAAGAATTCGGCCCCGAATCCGTTCGTAGGAAGTCCACGAGACCCGTTTTGATCAGGGAATCGCGGCAGGAACGTCGGGATCGCGTCGTAATGGAGCATCTTCCTCTTGTGAAGGCGATCGCAATCCGCGTTCACGAGAGCCTGCCAGTGCACGTGGAACTGGACGACCTCGTGCATGCCGGCATCCTCGGCTTATTTGACGCGGCCACTAAGTACAATCCCGACAAGAAAGTCGTGTTCTCAAGCTACGCCAAACACCGCATCAAGGGTGCGATTCTGGACAGCTTGCGGCAGCTCGACTGGGCTTCTCGCGATTTGCGCCGCCGCCACAAGCAGGTAGAGCAGGTCACCCGGGACCTTTGCGCCACCCTGCAGCGCCAGCCCACCGAAGAAGAGCTCGCCGCCAAGTTGGGCGTGGACGTGGCCCGCTGGCGCCAGATGGCTCTCGACCTCCGCAACGTCGGCCTCGTTTCAGCCTCCACGCGATCCCCCGAAAACGAAGACCTGCCCGCCCCCGAGTTCCCCGGCAAGCCCGAAACGCAGCCTGATTCCATGTGCGCCAGAGAGCAGATGAGAGAGAAACTCGAGATCGCAATGAGTGTGCTGCCCGAGCGCTATAAGAAAGTGGTCGTGCTCTACTACACCAACGAAATGACCATGAAGGAGATTGGTGGCGTCCTGGGTATCAACGAGAGCCGCGTCTCCCAGATCCACAAATCCGCCCTCGAGAAGATGGCGGTCGTCCTCCAAAGCAGCGGCATTAGTTCCAGCCAAGCCTTCTAA
- a CDS encoding arylesterase: MRLPWKLGWVAAVLLMAGCSAPEPKPEPAASTKPPAEVPAPPAQPADARPVIVAFGDSLTAGYGLEPGLSYADFLQRKLDAKGYQYRVVNQGISGDTTDGGVTRVAEALRLKPAFVILELGANDGLRGLPVESTGANLTEMVDAFQKAGAQVILCGMTLPRNYGPDYIRNFEKVFHELTRTRKLTMIPFFLDGVATRPELMQRDGLHPTAKGTEMVAGTVMKYLEPLLKGGGRR, from the coding sequence ATGCGCTTGCCATGGAAACTGGGCTGGGTCGCCGCCGTGCTGCTGATGGCCGGATGCTCGGCACCCGAACCGAAGCCGGAGCCCGCCGCCAGCACGAAGCCGCCGGCCGAAGTCCCCGCTCCGCCAGCACAGCCGGCTGATGCGCGGCCGGTGATTGTGGCCTTCGGCGATAGCCTGACGGCCGGATACGGGCTGGAGCCGGGGCTGAGCTACGCGGATTTCCTGCAGAGGAAGCTGGACGCCAAGGGGTATCAGTACCGTGTGGTGAACCAGGGCATCAGCGGCGATACGACGGATGGCGGAGTGACGCGCGTGGCGGAAGCGCTGCGGCTGAAGCCGGCCTTCGTGATTCTGGAACTGGGGGCGAACGACGGTCTGCGCGGCCTGCCAGTGGAATCGACCGGGGCGAACCTGACCGAGATGGTGGATGCGTTCCAGAAGGCGGGCGCGCAGGTGATCCTGTGCGGGATGACTCTGCCGCGCAACTACGGCCCGGACTATATCCGCAACTTCGAAAAGGTGTTCCACGAACTCACCCGGACCAGGAAGCTGACGATGATCCCCTTCTTCCTGGATGGTGTTGCGACCAGGCCGGAACTGATGCAGAGAGACGGGCTGCACCCCACGGCGAAGGGTACGGAGATGGTGGCGGGGACGGTGATGAAGTATCTCGAGCCGCTGTTGAAGGGCGGGGGCCGGCGGTAG
- a CDS encoding ABC transporter ATP-binding protein, with the protein MASAIIKEKNARGAELKQNNIVIRTYDLWKTYVMGDQEIHAVSGVDVEIKRGEYVAIMGPSGSGKSTLMNLIGCLDTPTKGDYYINGNLVSEMSDDELARIRNKEIGFVFQTFNLLPRATALHNVELPLIYSGIPAEERLERAKHALRITDLERRMYHKPNELSGGQRQRVAIARALVNDPSILLADEPTGNLDSATSVEIMALFERLYTQGNTIVLVTHERDIAEYAHRIITIRDGKVSRDEINPHPAATLNR; encoded by the coding sequence ATGGCTAGTGCGATCATCAAGGAAAAGAATGCCCGCGGCGCGGAGCTGAAGCAGAACAACATCGTCATCCGGACGTACGACCTCTGGAAAACCTATGTCATGGGCGACCAGGAGATCCACGCCGTGTCGGGTGTCGATGTTGAGATCAAGCGCGGCGAGTATGTCGCCATCATGGGACCTTCCGGCTCCGGCAAGTCCACCCTGATGAACCTCATCGGTTGCCTCGATACCCCCACCAAGGGCGACTACTACATCAACGGCAACCTGGTCAGCGAGATGTCGGACGACGAGCTCGCCCGCATCCGGAACAAGGAAATCGGTTTCGTCTTCCAGACGTTCAACCTGCTGCCCCGCGCCACGGCACTGCACAACGTTGAACTACCGCTCATCTACTCCGGCATTCCGGCCGAAGAACGGCTGGAGCGCGCCAAGCACGCCCTGCGCATCACCGACCTCGAACGACGCATGTACCACAAGCCGAACGAGCTCTCCGGCGGTCAGCGCCAGCGTGTCGCCATCGCCCGGGCCCTGGTGAATGACCCGTCCATTCTGCTGGCCGACGAACCCACGGGCAACCTGGACTCCGCCACCAGCGTGGAGATCATGGCGTTGTTCGAGCGGCTCTACACCCAGGGCAATACCATCGTCCTGGTCACTCACGAGCGCGACATCGCCGAGTACGCCCACCGCATCATCACCATCCGTGACGGTAAGGTCTCCCGCGATGAGATCAACCCGCATCCGGCGGCGACGCTCAACCGCTAA
- a CDS encoding GAF domain-containing sensor histidine kinase, with the protein MRAVEHPEVLAEAAAGLSHQLQAHLHWMAELLAPHLATLERKFLTRLRMQKLGPSQRDSLASITAGAAAQCLAAGEPLSRFLEKVQYRGRRLAKLGLTPTAVVAALGEYDKLLSAELLKRCPDQVTNLSWVRNQLHFLVILSLNSAFYQVREGESQAFYELFRVEVESRTLEEMLPRFLAALLTYTGADDGRLYLLEEDEKTWISRGVRPGEAHSVPLGNAAQTRRDLTRPRCIAIGAETASMVLDKKWHRSFHTCWSVPLRAEGKLRGVLQFAFRKSYEWMPREVELLSAAAERCWLAAEKARLLEDLARREEQVRRLAEHMVEVEESERRRISRELHDEAGQSLLCVRLQLEMLEQELPAEFEPWRKRMNEVREMTEHTIVEIRRLIAALSPAILDQIGLAAALRQLIGRFRNLHSAEVRLQLPRKLDLPKKMSIILYRLVQEIFNNIAKYSLATRVNLSVDSADGCLRMQVEDDGIGFDVDEAFSRRDCFGLSGLRERVALLGGTLEVRSHRKAKTGESAGWPELNRKRERANAGKIGIDRHGTLIRVVLPLPPRNEGAERPKRS; encoded by the coding sequence GTGCGCGCAGTAGAACATCCCGAGGTGTTGGCGGAAGCGGCTGCAGGTCTAAGCCACCAGTTGCAGGCACACCTGCATTGGATGGCCGAACTGCTGGCACCGCATCTCGCCACCCTGGAGCGTAAGTTCCTGACCCGATTGAGGATGCAAAAGCTGGGGCCGAGCCAGCGCGACTCGCTGGCGTCGATCACGGCAGGTGCGGCGGCGCAATGCCTGGCGGCCGGAGAGCCGCTAAGCCGGTTTCTGGAGAAAGTTCAGTACCGGGGGCGCAGGCTGGCCAAACTGGGCCTTACACCGACAGCGGTGGTCGCGGCGCTGGGTGAATACGACAAACTGCTCAGCGCGGAGCTCCTCAAGCGTTGCCCGGACCAGGTCACGAACCTGAGCTGGGTCCGCAACCAGCTCCACTTCCTGGTGATTCTCAGCCTGAACAGCGCCTTTTACCAGGTTCGTGAGGGTGAGAGTCAGGCGTTCTATGAGCTTTTCCGGGTGGAAGTGGAATCGCGGACGCTGGAAGAGATGCTGCCGCGGTTTCTGGCGGCCCTCCTCACCTATACTGGCGCCGACGACGGGCGCCTCTATCTTTTGGAGGAAGACGAGAAAACCTGGATCTCCCGCGGCGTCCGGCCCGGCGAGGCACACAGCGTGCCGTTGGGGAATGCGGCGCAGACCAGACGGGATCTGACGCGGCCACGCTGTATCGCAATTGGGGCCGAGACGGCGTCGATGGTGTTGGACAAGAAGTGGCACCGTTCGTTTCACACCTGCTGGTCGGTGCCGCTGCGCGCCGAGGGCAAGCTCCGCGGTGTTCTCCAGTTTGCCTTCCGGAAGTCGTACGAGTGGATGCCGCGGGAGGTCGAACTGCTCTCGGCGGCCGCCGAGCGCTGCTGGCTGGCAGCCGAGAAGGCTCGCCTGCTGGAAGATCTCGCGCGGCGTGAGGAGCAGGTGAGGCGCCTGGCCGAGCACATGGTGGAGGTGGAGGAATCGGAGCGCCGCCGTATTAGCCGGGAACTGCATGACGAGGCCGGCCAGTCGCTGCTGTGCGTCCGCCTGCAACTGGAAATGCTGGAGCAGGAACTGCCCGCCGAGTTTGAGCCGTGGCGCAAGCGCATGAACGAAGTGCGCGAGATGACCGAACACACGATTGTGGAGATTCGCCGCCTGATTGCGGCTCTGAGCCCGGCCATCCTCGACCAGATTGGGCTGGCGGCCGCGCTGAGACAACTGATTGGGCGCTTCCGCAATCTCCATTCGGCGGAGGTGCGGCTGCAGTTACCTCGCAAGCTGGACCTACCTAAGAAGATGTCCATCATCCTCTACAGGCTGGTTCAGGAGATTTTCAATAACATCGCTAAGTATTCTCTGGCCACCCGCGTAAACCTTTCAGTGGATTCCGCCGATGGATGTTTGAGAATGCAAGTCGAGGACGACGGTATCGGCTTCGACGTGGACGAGGCTTTCTCCCGCCGGGATTGTTTCGGTCTTTCGGGCCTTAGGGAGCGCGTAGCTCTGCTGGGCGGCACGCTGGAAGTGCGCAGCCACCGCAAGGCGAAGACCGGAGAATCGGCCGGCTGGCCGGAATTGAACCGCAAACGCGAGCGGGCGAATGCCGGAAAAATCGGCATCGACCGGCACGGCACGCTAATCCGGGTTGTGCTCCCGCTGCCCCCACGGAATGAAGGGGCAGAGCGGCCGAAAAGAAGTTAA
- a CDS encoding response regulator transcription factor: protein MAKIRILLADDHTLFRQGIRQLISNEPDMEVIGEAANGSDAVDKAAELRPDLVLMDIGMPGLSSFEATRQVKKNRPETKVLVLTMYDDEDYLVEGMEVGANGYVLKDSPANQLTSAIRDVCRGGSYLSPRMLSQLVDDFRSRIKSANRLPRFATLTTREREVLKLLAEGNSVKEIACDLNLSVKTVEAHKFNLMRKLDIHNKAQLVQYAIQKKIIKIPNLA, encoded by the coding sequence ATGGCTAAGATCCGAATTTTGTTGGCCGACGACCATACGCTCTTCCGCCAGGGCATCCGGCAACTGATCTCGAACGAACCTGACATGGAAGTGATCGGGGAAGCCGCCAACGGCAGCGACGCCGTGGACAAAGCGGCCGAACTGCGTCCGGACCTCGTCCTGATGGACATTGGCATGCCTGGCCTGAGCAGCTTTGAAGCGACTCGCCAGGTGAAGAAGAACCGGCCTGAAACCAAGGTGCTGGTGCTCACCATGTACGACGACGAAGACTATCTCGTCGAGGGCATGGAGGTGGGCGCCAACGGGTACGTTCTCAAGGACAGCCCGGCGAACCAACTGACATCGGCCATCCGCGACGTCTGCCGTGGCGGCAGCTACCTGAGCCCCAGGATGCTCTCGCAGTTGGTGGACGACTTCCGGTCGCGCATCAAGTCGGCCAACCGGCTGCCGCGATTCGCCACGCTCACCACCCGCGAGCGCGAAGTGTTGAAGCTGCTGGCCGAAGGCAATTCGGTGAAGGAGATCGCGTGCGATCTCAACCTGAGCGTCAAGACCGTGGAAGCTCACAAGTTCAATCTAATGCGCAAGTTGGACATCCATAACAAGGCCCAACTGGTGCAGTACGCCATCCAAAAGAAGATCATCAAGATTCCTAACCTGGCCTAA
- a CDS encoding sugar phosphate isomerase/epimerase family protein, with amino-acid sequence MNRRELISMTAAAIAAPSLQAQSGSKRLPIRKAVLLGMLPKSLTIADKFTLAKDCGFEAMECGTEDNLSTAEEIKAASDKVKLPIHSVMNRDHWQYPLSSPDPAVVAKSVKGMETSIANAKLWGAETVLLVPAVVNPEVSYKQAWDRSTAEIKKLIPLAAKSKVIIAVEEVWNKFLLSPIEFANYVDQFKSPWVKAYFDVGNVVLFGYPQDWIRTLGPRIAKVHLKDFKFAKRQAEFVNLRDGEINWKEIYKSLEEVGYKGVATVELSGGDADYLKDVSKRVDLILENA; translated from the coding sequence ATGAACAGAAGAGAACTCATTTCCATGACCGCCGCGGCCATCGCGGCCCCTTCCCTACAAGCGCAATCAGGTTCCAAACGCCTGCCCATCCGCAAGGCAGTCCTGCTGGGCATGTTGCCCAAGTCGCTGACGATCGCAGACAAATTCACCCTCGCCAAGGACTGCGGATTTGAGGCGATGGAGTGCGGCACCGAGGATAACCTCTCCACGGCCGAGGAGATCAAGGCCGCCAGCGACAAGGTCAAGCTCCCCATCCACTCAGTCATGAACCGCGACCACTGGCAGTACCCGCTGTCGAGCCCCGATCCGGCGGTGGTCGCCAAGAGCGTCAAGGGCATGGAGACCAGCATCGCCAACGCGAAACTCTGGGGCGCCGAGACGGTTCTGCTGGTGCCGGCGGTGGTAAATCCCGAGGTCAGCTACAAGCAGGCGTGGGATCGTTCGACCGCCGAGATCAAGAAATTGATCCCGCTGGCCGCCAAAAGTAAGGTAATCATCGCCGTGGAAGAGGTGTGGAACAAGTTCCTGCTCAGCCCCATCGAGTTTGCCAACTACGTCGACCAGTTCAAGAGCCCCTGGGTAAAGGCCTATTTCGACGTTGGCAACGTGGTGCTCTTTGGCTATCCGCAGGACTGGATCCGGACGCTGGGACCACGTATCGCCAAGGTGCATCTGAAGGACTTCAAGTTCGCCAAGCGGCAAGCCGAGTTCGTCAACCTGCGCGACGGCGAGATCAACTGGAAAGAGATCTACAAGTCACTGGAAGAGGTCGGGTACAAGGGCGTTGCCACAGTGGAACTGTCCGGCGGCGACGCTGACTATCTGAAGGATGTCAGCAAGCGCGTCGATCTGATTCTGGAAAACGCATGA
- a CDS encoding efflux RND transporter periplasmic adaptor subunit, with the protein MKSKWKWILGVGAVLVIGGGTVASVKMSQRGIVAVQTGKASRQDLTSLVTASGEIKPKNYVNIGANVMGRIVDINVKEGDRVRRDQVLARLEAVQAQADVQAQQAGLNSALADSSASEAGLKAMDENLRTSQAGIDRSKSELERARLDYERARQLFSEKLVAKQEFDSKKAAYDSAAATLRESEAKLSQMKAQREQTAAQLSGSQRRVAQSRATLSRFSDVLQKHNAVTPIDGIVTNLPVRVGETVVPGVQNSAASLIMTIADMSLITAEVKVDETDIVNVKLDQLADVTIDAIPNQTFKGHVVEIGNTAILRSTGLAASQSAVSSQEAKDFKVVIALDNPPTEIRPGLSCTAKVITATRQKALAIPIQALTVRQRGDLEPETKPGNVQAASNADPDKQKKMKEELQGVFVVKNGAAEFREVKTGITGATDIEVLSGLKDGEEIITGSYKIIRTLRNQAKVKIDNKAPVKTES; encoded by the coding sequence GTGAAGAGCAAGTGGAAGTGGATCCTAGGTGTGGGTGCCGTTCTCGTCATCGGCGGTGGCACGGTTGCCAGCGTCAAAATGAGCCAACGCGGGATTGTCGCCGTACAAACTGGCAAAGCCAGCCGGCAGGACCTGACAAGCCTGGTAACGGCGTCGGGCGAAATCAAACCCAAGAACTACGTCAACATCGGCGCGAACGTCATGGGACGGATCGTCGATATCAACGTGAAGGAAGGCGATCGTGTCCGTCGCGACCAGGTGTTGGCGCGCCTGGAGGCTGTTCAGGCCCAGGCCGACGTCCAGGCTCAGCAGGCCGGACTGAATTCCGCTCTCGCCGACTCGTCCGCTTCCGAGGCCGGTCTGAAGGCCATGGACGAGAACCTGCGGACCTCCCAGGCGGGCATCGACCGCTCGAAGTCCGAGCTGGAACGGGCCCGTCTGGACTATGAGCGCGCCCGCCAGTTGTTTAGTGAGAAGTTGGTGGCCAAGCAGGAGTTCGATTCCAAGAAGGCCGCCTACGACTCCGCGGCTGCAACGTTGCGGGAATCCGAAGCCAAGCTCAGCCAGATGAAGGCGCAGCGCGAACAGACTGCTGCCCAGTTGTCCGGCAGCCAGCGCCGCGTGGCCCAGTCGCGTGCCACCCTCAGCCGTTTCTCCGATGTGTTGCAGAAGCACAATGCCGTCACGCCCATCGACGGCATCGTCACCAACCTGCCCGTCCGTGTCGGTGAAACCGTGGTCCCCGGCGTCCAGAACTCGGCCGCTTCGCTCATCATGACCATCGCCGACATGAGCCTCATCACCGCCGAAGTCAAGGTGGATGAGACGGATATCGTCAATGTGAAGCTCGACCAGTTGGCCGACGTGACCATCGACGCCATCCCCAACCAGACATTCAAGGGTCACGTGGTCGAGATCGGCAACACCGCCATTCTCCGATCCACCGGCTTGGCCGCCAGCCAGAGCGCCGTCTCCAGCCAGGAGGCGAAGGACTTCAAGGTCGTCATCGCGCTCGACAATCCGCCCACGGAGATCCGTCCTGGATTGTCCTGTACGGCTAAGGTAATTACTGCTACTCGACAGAAAGCATTGGCCATTCCCATTCAGGCGCTTACCGTGCGCCAGCGTGGCGACCTCGAGCCCGAAACGAAACCGGGTAACGTTCAGGCCGCCAGCAACGCCGATCCTGATAAGCAGAAGAAGATGAAGGAAGAGCTGCAGGGGGTGTTCGTCGTCAAAAACGGCGCCGCCGAGTTCCGCGAGGTGAAGACCGGCATCACCGGCGCGACCGACATCGAGGTTCTCAGCGGGTTGAAGGATGGCGAAGAGATCATCACCGGCAGCTACAAGATCATCCGGACCCTGCGGAACCAGGCCAAGGTCAAGATCGACAACAAGGCTCCAGTCAAGACCGAGTCCTAA
- a CDS encoding ABC transporter ATP-binding protein: MAKSILSLRGVTKSIDTGTHRVQILRGIELDIQEGEFVAIMGASGSGKSTLLGLLAGLDAPTTGTIHLDGQEIAHLGEDALADLRGRKIGFVFQSYQLIPTLTAEENVLLPAELAGDTSPAATARARQLLDTVGLEDRREHYPVQLSGGEQQRVALARAFMRRPPLLLADEPTGNLDSVNGRQILDLLLSMNRSEGATLVLVTHDRELATYATRIITLKDGSVVSDERKEAA, encoded by the coding sequence ATGGCTAAATCCATCCTCTCCCTCCGCGGCGTCACCAAGTCCATCGACACCGGAACGCACCGCGTCCAGATCCTGCGCGGCATTGAGTTGGATATCCAGGAAGGCGAATTCGTGGCCATCATGGGCGCCTCCGGCTCAGGCAAATCCACGCTGCTGGGCCTGTTGGCGGGCCTGGATGCCCCCACCACGGGCACCATCCATCTCGATGGACAGGAGATCGCCCACCTGGGTGAAGACGCGCTGGCGGACCTGCGTGGCCGCAAGATCGGCTTCGTCTTCCAGAGCTACCAACTCATTCCCACCCTGACGGCCGAAGAGAACGTTCTGCTGCCCGCCGAACTGGCCGGCGACACTTCCCCCGCCGCCACCGCCCGCGCCCGCCAGCTACTCGACACCGTGGGTCTGGAAGACCGCCGTGAACACTACCCTGTCCAGCTCTCCGGCGGCGAACAGCAGCGCGTCGCCCTCGCCCGCGCCTTCATGCGCCGGCCGCCGCTACTGCTCGCCGACGAACCCACCGGCAACCTCGACTCCGTCAACGGCCGCCAGATCCTCGATCTCCTCCTCTCCATGAACCGCAGCGAAGGTGCCACCCTCGTACTCGTCACCCACGACCGCGAGCTCGCCACGTACGCCACCCGCATCATCACCCTCAAGGACGGCTCTGTCGTCTCGGACGAACGCAAGGAAGCCGCCTGA
- the sppA gene encoding signal peptide peptidase SppA, with amino-acid sequence MKKFLLGIVAGLVIAVVTGVVLTFAAWKFARKPPEPPKEAWLSLRLEGDLPEAPAVGLPLPALEDRSPMTVAEVWSVLHRAARDPKIKGVLLRPRGLSVGWGKAEELRQSLELVRKAGKPVYAWLASPATKDYYVATAADRIFLSPEDLVDLKGLRVEAAYFKGTLDKLGVEVEVEHIGKYKDAGDSFSRSSMSPETKESLNAVLDELYFRLCSAIGQSRHMKPEQVRVLLDDGPFLAPAAQSRGLVDELSYESDVQEKLATAAHLSASQSIAAREYLRTAPDNAGRKVRNIAYLVAQGDIVRGSIANLLGDERGINPQTMGRQLRQIGDDPSIRGVILRIDSPGGDAIASDEILDEVKKLSRKKPMVISMSDVAASGGYYIAMSGDPVIAYPGTLTGSIGVIYGKVNLKGLYEKVGISKEILKRGRFADIDSDFQALTPEGRAKLRESLQFIYDGFLKKVGEGRHKPAAAIDPVAQGRVWLGAHAREKGLVDELGGLDKAVELLRKKAGLTENEGVRLVPYPGRRTLWEQLFTKRDSAESGWSGGDGEASLLLRQLPAGVAPWLQGGVLRVMPFTLQIR; translated from the coding sequence ATGAAGAAATTCCTCCTGGGGATCGTGGCCGGGCTTGTGATCGCCGTGGTCACGGGCGTGGTTCTCACCTTTGCGGCCTGGAAGTTTGCGCGCAAGCCTCCAGAGCCGCCCAAGGAGGCCTGGCTCTCGCTCCGATTGGAGGGTGACCTGCCGGAGGCACCGGCAGTCGGTCTTCCGTTGCCCGCGTTGGAAGACCGGTCCCCCATGACCGTGGCCGAGGTGTGGAGCGTTCTGCATCGGGCCGCCCGCGATCCCAAGATCAAGGGTGTTCTGCTAAGACCGCGCGGCCTGTCCGTCGGCTGGGGGAAGGCCGAAGAGCTGCGCCAAAGTCTGGAACTGGTGCGCAAAGCCGGGAAACCGGTCTACGCATGGCTGGCTTCGCCGGCCACCAAGGACTACTACGTAGCCACTGCGGCCGACCGGATCTTCCTCTCCCCAGAGGACTTAGTAGACCTGAAAGGCTTGCGTGTCGAGGCAGCTTATTTCAAAGGCACGCTCGACAAGCTGGGCGTCGAGGTCGAGGTCGAGCATATCGGCAAGTACAAGGATGCCGGCGACAGCTTCTCCCGGTCGTCGATGAGTCCGGAGACAAAGGAGTCGCTGAACGCCGTCCTTGATGAGTTGTACTTCCGGCTTTGTTCCGCCATCGGGCAGTCGCGGCATATGAAGCCGGAACAGGTTCGGGTGCTGCTGGACGACGGACCGTTTCTGGCTCCCGCGGCCCAGAGCCGGGGGCTGGTGGACGAACTCAGCTACGAGTCGGATGTGCAGGAGAAGCTCGCCACCGCCGCGCACCTGAGCGCGAGCCAGTCGATCGCCGCGCGCGAGTATCTGCGCACGGCGCCTGACAATGCCGGGCGCAAAGTCAGAAACATTGCCTATCTGGTAGCGCAGGGCGACATCGTCCGTGGGTCCATCGCCAACCTGTTGGGCGACGAACGGGGCATCAATCCGCAGACCATGGGGCGGCAGTTGCGTCAGATTGGCGACGATCCCTCGATTCGCGGCGTCATCCTGCGAATCGACTCGCCCGGCGGCGATGCCATCGCGTCGGACGAGATCCTGGATGAGGTGAAGAAGCTGTCGAGGAAGAAGCCCATGGTCATCTCCATGTCGGATGTGGCAGCCTCGGGCGGCTACTACATCGCGATGAGTGGAGACCCCGTGATCGCTTACCCTGGTACGCTTACCGGCTCCATCGGCGTGATCTACGGCAAGGTGAATCTGAAGGGGTTGTACGAGAAGGTCGGCATCTCGAAGGAGATTCTGAAACGCGGCCGGTTCGCCGATATCGATTCCGATTTCCAGGCGCTGACCCCGGAAGGCCGCGCGAAGCTACGTGAGTCGCTGCAGTTTATCTATGACGGATTTCTCAAGAAAGTAGGCGAGGGCCGCCACAAGCCGGCGGCGGCGATCGATCCTGTCGCCCAGGGCCGGGTCTGGCTGGGTGCGCACGCCCGGGAAAAGGGACTGGTGGATGAGTTGGGCGGGCTGGACAAGGCCGTGGAGCTGTTGCGTAAGAAGGCGGGTCTTACTGAAAACGAAGGAGTTCGCCTGGTTCCCTACCCTGGCCGCCGCACCTTGTGGGAGCAACTGTTCACGAAACGGGACTCGGCTGAGAGTGGTTGGAGCGGCGGTGACGGTGAAGCTTCCCTGCTGCTGCGGCAACTACCCGCCGGGGTAGCCCCCTGGCTGCAGGGCGGAGTGTTGCGGGTGATGCCGTTCACTCTCCAGATCCGCTAG